The genomic interval CAATTATGCAAGCATCGAAACCGTGGCCATCACGGGTGGCACGGTCGTGATTCAGGGGACGGACGAAGACGACACGATCACCGTCTCGGCGGCCGGGATTGTCACTGTCACCAACGAGCTCGGATTCAACAATGTCACCGACGTGTCCGGGTTCACCAGTGTGGTGATCAATGCTCTGGGCGGCGACGACACATTCAACGTGCTAGGTGGCACACCGTTTAATCTCAACCTGATTGGTGGAGACAACGGTGACGGTAGCGACGTGTTGAACTACACCCAAGCCGGTGCGGCAACGTTGGACCTTGCCAACGAGCACATTGATGAGCCGGTTGGCGGTGCCGTCGAGACGACGTACAGCGGTATCGAAACGATCAACATGACCCAAGCCGCCTTTGCGTTGACGGTGGAAGGTCACGATGGTGCGAACGATGTCTTTGTCGTGACTCCGGTAGGTGCCAATGACGTGATGTTGCAACGCAACGGTGTCTTCCCGGTAGTGAACGCCAACAACACGACAGGAACGATCTCTGTTGACGGACTGGGCGGCACCGGTGATCAGTTGATCTACAACGGCACTGCCGTTGCCGATGCGATCACGGTCAATCCGACCGATGTGACGCACACCGGTTTCCGTACGATCAATTTTGCCACGGTGGAGGACTTGGAGGTTCACGCCGGCGACGGTGACGATACGGTCACGGTGGTTGGAGCGACGGCCGCATTCTTGACGGTATTCGGTGACGATGGCGATGACACGATCACAGGTGGCAGCAACGCCGAGTTGATCTTTGGTGGTAACGGCAACGATGTGATCAGCGGCATGGGTGGAGCCGATACCATTGATGGCGAAGCCGGCAATGACACGATCACGGGGGGTACCGGAGCGGACAACTTGTTCGGCGGCGCCGACTCCGACCTGATCATTTGGAACAACGGTGACGGCAGCGACTTGATGGAAGGCGGGACCGGCAACGATCGTGTCCAAGTCAACGGTGCTGGGGCGGCCGCTTCGAGTGAAATGTATACGGTTGGTCCAAACGGTTCCCGAGTCAGTCTGGCTCGCACCAACTTGGTCGCGTTCACGTTGGACATTGCTCAAGTCGAGCAGTTGGATTTGAATACCGATAGTTCGTCGGACAATGCGGAGGTCGTGACCGTCAACTCCTTGGTCGGAACGGACCTGCAAGTCCTGAATCTCGATGCGGGCGGCGACACCAACAACAGCTTCGTCCTCAACGGCAACGATTCGGCGGAAACCATCAGCATCGGACCGAATGAGCAGATATTGGGGCTCGGACCAGTCATCAACACCACGTTGACAGTTGGCGGCGCGTCAAGTGATGAAATCACGATCAATGCAAACGGTGGCGACGACACGATCACCGTCAACGCAGCGGTCAACGTCGACTTGATCCTCAACGGCGGCCAGGGCGATGACGTGATCAACGCTGCCGGACAAACCGATGCTGCACCCTCGCTGACCATCAACGGTGGCGCAGGCGATGACCACTTGGTTGGTGGATCAGGTAACGACACGATCAATGGAGATGCCGGCGAAGACACCATGGTGGGCGGCCCAGGCAACGATACCTTCGACGGTGGTGCCGACTTTGACACGATTCTGATCGCTGGAACGTCCGGCGCAGACATCATCGATGTCTTCCAAGCCGCTCCGACGACGTTGAATCACACCGTCAACGGGGACGCTCAAGTCGACACGCTGGTGGCCAGCACGGTCGAGCAAGCTCACATTGTTGCGGGCGCTGGAGCGGACTTGATCCGTGTCAACTGGCTGGACGCGCACGGTGTTAACGCAGCGGTCGATAGCCTGCGGATGACCGTGGACGGTGGTTCGGACGTGACCAGCGATCGCTTGGTGGTCGTCGATGACGGCACCGACGACTTGGTGCTGTATCGCAAGGGGCAATCCAACGACAGCGGCACGGTTCAAGTCGGACCAGGAAACGCTGAGCCGCTGTTGAACGTGTTCTCCGGAATCGAATTCGTAGACTTCGTCGACGAGAACGGTGTCGCCATCGACAATAGCGGTGGACCACAACTGACCGTGTTTAAACATGATCCGTTCGAGCTCAACAACGATCGCTTCACCGCAACCTATCTCGGCAGCGGCAGCACGATCAATGTCGATCCGACGATTGATCCAGGCCCATTGGCCAACCCGTTCGGTGACGGTCAAAACTTGGGAGGAGACCGCGACTACTATCGTCTGGTCGCCGAATCCACGGGAACGCTGGATCTGCAGGTTTACTTCCGCCAAATCGGTGCGCTCGCCAGCGGACGCCCAGGCTTGCCAAACAATGGAAACCTTGACATCAACGTTCGGGATGCCGCGGGCAATGTCATCGCCGGCTTCGGTGCCAACGATGCGACGGACGACGAGCGAGTTCGCATCCCAGCGGTGGCGGGTGAAACGTATTACTTGGAGGTATTCGGCAATGGCGGCAACGCCATCAATGTCTACAACTTCAGCGTCGTCAATCACGCTCCGCCGGTTCCCTATGCATTGGAGTTGCTGGACAACCCTGCCGATGGAACCACGAATCCGCCAGGCGGTTCGGTCAACAGCGACACCGGACGGTCGCAATTTGACAATCACACCTACGACAACACGCCGACGTTGTTCTTCCGTTTGGACGACGGGATCTTCCTGCATGACCTGCCAGGAAACCCCGTCAACGGAACTCCGCCGGACGAAGTGATCCCGATTCCATTCCGAGCGGGCTTGGCTCAGCCGAATCAACCTGGTTTTGCAATCGCGATCTTTGACGAAGGCAACACGCCTCCGCAAACGGGAACAGCTCCGCAAACACCGCTTGGATTTGCGACCGCGGTACCAGGTCAAGAAGGCATCTACACCTTCACCGTGCCTAACGCACTGGCGCTCAGCGAAGGAAGCCATTTCCTGTCGGCTCGTGTTCAAATGATCGACCCGGCGGTTGCTCAAGAGACCGGCTACGGCGATCGAAGCTTGCCGTTGGAAATCGTGGTCGACGTCACTCCGCCGAATGTTGTGTTTGGAACATTGGGCACCGGGCTGCACCCCGACAGTGATAGCGGCGATCCCGCTGTTGCAGCAACGTTGACCGATGGGATCACCAATGACTTGACACCCACGTTCTTTGGTCGCGCCGAAGCCAACTCGATCATCCGTGCATACGTGGACGCGGACAACAACGGCTTGCTCGATCCCGCAATCGATGTGCTGATCGGTCAAACGGTCACGACGCCCCTGGACGGTACGAACCAAGCGCCCACCGGCGAGTGGGAAATCACGTCCACCGTGAACATGAATGATCCGACGCTGCTTGGTGGCCTCGGATTCGACGGCTTGCGACGCATCTTTGTGACGGCAGAGGACCTCGCTGGAAACATCTCCAACCCGGTGGGAGACACCTTGGAGATTTTCATGGACACCCAAGGACCTCAGGTGACGGGCGTGTTCATCAGCGACTTCCCCGCGTTCAACATCTTCACGTTGAAACCGGAATCGCCACAACCGACGCCGCGAGTGGACAGCTTGACGATCTCCGTCCAAGACTTGCCCGCTCGGATCGCACCGTTCTTCTACAACGCTCTTTCCAATGTTCCCCCGTTGGCTCCGCTCGTACTGGTTGGTGACCACAACGGGATCATCCCGATTCAGAACCTTGTGTTCAATCCAAGCCCCTTGGCCGCAGGAATCGCAACGGGTGAGATCGTGTTGAGCTTTGCCGATCCGCTGCCCGACGATCGATACACACTGACGCTGTTGGACAGCATCATTGATCCCGCCGGCAACCAATTGGATGGAGAAAACAATGCGGCTGAGCCGATCGGCAGCCCATTCTTTGAAACTGGCGACTCGATTCCGGGCGGTGACTTCATCGCTCGATTCACGGTCGATAGCCGTCCTGAAGTTGCGACGTGGTCACAAGGCGTCGTCTATGCCGACATCAACGGCAACTTCGTCTGGGACCCAGAAGGCAAGGACAACGACTTCACCAACCGAGACTTTGCCTACAACTTTGGCGAAATCACCGACGCGTACTTCGCCGGTAACTTCTCCTCCGTGGCAACGTCCAGCGGATTCGATAAGGTCGGAGCGTACGGAGCGTTCAACGGAACGTACGAGTTCTTCCTGGACACCGATGACGATGGCATCGGAGATACCGTCGGCTCGATGGCGTTCCAAGTCAATGCGATTCCTGTTGCAGGTAACTTCTTCAACAGTGCAGCCGATGACGCGGCTGTGTTGGCAGGACAACGTCCACGCGACGAAATCGGTGCGTTCGATGGCCAAAGCTGGTACTTGGACGTCAACGGCAACAACAACATCGACGCGGGTGAACGATTCCCGACCGAGCTTCGCGGCATTCCAGTCGTGGGTGACTTCAACGGTGATGGCAACGATGACTTGGCGACGTTCAACAACGACACCGGCGTCTTCCAATTCGACTTGGATCGCGACGGCACGATCGACAATCAAGTCACGTTTGGTTTCAGCGGATTTGGCGAAAAGCCGGTCGCAGGAGACTTCAACCTCGATGGAATCGACGACATCGGTCTGTGGGTACCGGGACGCGAAGGCCAATTGCCCAAGCAAGCCGGCGAATTTCACTTCCTGATCTCCGACACACCGGCCAACTTGCCCAGCAATGTGTTTGAACCTTTCAGTCCTGCACCGTTGGGTAACGACTTTATCTCGCAGTTTGGTGACGACTTTGCATTGCCACTGTTTGGTAACTTCGATCCGCCTGTCTCTCCAGACGGCAGCGGTGCGACCTTCGTCGGTTCGCTCACCAACGACATCAATGCGTTGGACACCAATCTGGACGGACGAGTGTCCGCTTTGGACGCTCTGGTCGTCATCAATGCCTTGCGGGATCTTCGCGAGAATCCGGTGACTCGACCGTCACGCACCGTCAATGCGTTCAACGGATTGCGTCTGGATGCGTCGGCCGACGGTAACATCACGGCATTGGATGCCCTGTACGTGATCAATGGTTTGAAAGACCAAGCCGGTGCGGGGAACGCGGAAGGCGAGATGGTTCGCCCGGTCAGTGTTCCCGTCAGTTGGTCACTCGCAGCGGACAGTGCACTGGACAGTTCGGACGATGAGAATGACGACTTGCTGGACCTGCTCGCTTACGACCAAGAGCTCCAGCGAATCAAGAGCTAGCGTACGTCAGCCTTTCCAGGCTGACCTGCATGAACGTACGTCAGCCTTTCCAGGCTGACATACCCTGGACGGTTCAGTCATTCGGCATTGACTCAATGTTTCGGCATTGTCCGTTGAGCCGTTTTCTGTCCACTGCCACCTCCCCGGAGGAACTTGGGAGAGGTCACGGTTAGCCGTTTAGGCGAATGCGAGGGAGGGGGCCTGTCTGCGCATGTGAGCGTTTGGGATTGGCAAAACGCTTGCCAGGGCACGCTATCGATTTGGAAAATCGAGCGACAATTGTCGTTCGACTTTCCAAGTCGAAAACGAACACCACCATCCGTCCATGCACAAACCATTCGCCTTGTGCCGTGATGCCATTACGGTAACCTCGCCCAACTGCGTCACTCTTTCCCTCCGGACCTTCCTCCCTCGGAGGATATGAATTTGGGACGATTTATTGAATTCTGTGCTCGGTGAAGCCCCGACAACGGGCCCTCACCACGGAGACATTTTGTTCACTATGCCTTCATGGTGCGTCCCTAAGATCTTACATGACAAATGGTTACGTCGAATCCCCCAGAGACGCGAACGGTCCGGCTAGGGGGACTGCGTAATTTGCGGCGATGATGCCGGACGTGCACCATTTTTGTGGTTGTTCGGGTCCTACCCAGACGATTGATTGTGCACGTCAGCGATTGTGTTCCGGAACTGCCGCTTATCGTGGTTGTGCCTACCGGCAGAACGTCTGACAAGGACGATGACCCCACCGGCAAGGACTTCGAATCATGTTGTGCAAATTTAGCGAGCGAACCAAAGTTTGGTTCCATTCTTTCACTTTGGCTGCACTCGGATGTGTTGTCGCGATCCCCACGGGAATTTCCTCCGCGGCAAACGCAGCAGACAGCCTCGTGTCACACGATGCGTCCTTTGTGTCGCTATCGGATCAAAGCTCGATGAGTGAAACCGACTCGGCGATCGGCCAAGTCGGATTCTTGTCGGGCTCCAACGGTTGCGGTGCAGACGCATGCGACACGAGTTGCGACACGTTCACCGACGGTGGATGTGACTCATGCGGCGAAAAGGTTTGCTGCTGCTGCGAACCCTGGTGGGCGCACCGCACTGGCGGTTTCGGTCAGTTCTTGTTGCTGCGTGCGGGCAACGTCGATCACATCTACTCGATCGAACAGAACGACACGACGGCTAATGCCTTTCCGACCGGCCCGATCGGACGAGTGAACCTCGACGAAGGATCTGGATTTCGCGTCGGTGCCAGCTGGGCAGCCAGTGACTGCACCAGTTTGGTCGCATCGTTCACACGATTCGAGAGTGACACCGCGGACACAATCGTGCGAAACGGCGCGAACGTTCTGAACTCTCAAATCATTCACCCCAGCACGGCGACGACCGGTGCATCCAGCTTGCAGTCGTACGCCGAGTACTCGCTTGACTTTCAATTGGTGGACGTTGCTTACCGGCACATCTGGAAAACAAGTGACATCTACGCCATCAACTGGCTGGCGGGTTTCCGCTACGGAAACATGGAGCAGAACTTGCTCGCTCAACAACAAGTCTCCGTCGCGACCGGATTGGTCGACGTCGATGTGAACATGGACTTCAACGGATTCGGATCCATGTTCGGAATCGATGCCGAACGTCGCAGCCCGTCAACTGGCATGCTGATCTACGCCAAAGGTTTGAGCAGCTTCTTGGCAGGTGACTGGAAAGGAACGTATCGTCAAACCAACCAGTTCGGTGGCGGCGTGGTTGCCAACGAGTACGAAGATTTCCGCGTCACACCGGTTCTGGAGTTGGAACTGGGTCTGGGCTGGCAAAGCCGTTGTGGCAAGTGGCGTATGACCGCCGGTTACCTCAACAGTGCTTGGTACGATGCCATCTCGACTCGCCAGTATGTTGATGCCGTGCGAGCAACCGACTACACCAGCGTCGGCGACACCATCACGTTCAGCGGCCTGACGGCTCAGTTTGAACGTCGGTTTTAGCACTTAGAGGTTGAGAATCGTCCAATAAATGGCCGGCAGCAATGCCGGCCATTTTTCGTTGGATGGCATCGTCAGTCCGCTGACGATGGCTCAAACGTAGACGAAGCTGATGGGGGCATCGATCTCCGGGTGCAAGCTCTTGTGGACAGGGCATGCACGGGCGGCGGCTTCCATTCGGTCCCTCATGGACAGATCTGTGACCGCAGACGCGGCGACCGTGACCACGGTCGGCAATCGCCCGATCCGTCGGACCGGGGAAGTCACCATCTCTTTGGTCACCTGTACCGTGGTTCCTGTTAAATCCAGGTCGTGGCGTTCAGCCACCAACCCCAAGATCGTCAACACACAGGTCCCCAGCGCCGTAGCAACCAGATCGGTCGGCGAAAACGAACCGCCCAGGCCACCGTTATCTGTGGGAGCGTCAGTGGTCAATTCTGCGAGACTTGGCCCGTGAATTGCTCTGCAATTGAGTTGCCCAACGTATCGAGCGGTGATTTCAACAGACATCGTGAGATCGACTTCCTAATGGTGATGCAGATCGCGAAAGGAGAAAGAGGGTTCAGGCGTGCATTCGATCCTGCTTGAGGGTTCCAAATCAATTCTGTCTTGGACGGCCCATGGGCGGGGTGAACGTGCCGAAAAACCCGTCCAGACAGCGGATTATTGATAAATATGAAGTTTCAGGGAGTGTTTCCTGCGGACCCCCAATTAACTTTAGGCGATTGTTGCGGTAAACACTCCGCCTTTACGCATTGTTGAATGTGGCAAAGTTTGACCCGGTATTCGGCTCGACGTGATCCGATCGGGATGAGTAATCTTCGCCTCGCCAGCATCCCCGATTTTATTTGTAGCACCGAGGGCTTCCCGACGCTTGTCCAAGCATCAGGGAAGCCAATTCCTTCCTCCAATCCACCTCCCAATCCCCCCGCCAAACAGCCCGCTCCAAACCGCTGTTTGGGAGAAGCTCAAATGATGACGATACAACAAGCGTCGACTCGCGAAGCGAACTTGATCTTGCGAATCCAAAGTGTCTTGGAAGCACATGCTCAACTTTCCCCGTATCATCTTGGCCTGGATGTGACGATGGAAGGCCCGCGGGTCGTCCTGCGTGGCGTCTTGCCTTCGGCGGCACTCAAACAAGCATTGGTCCCCGCGATTCGCCAAGCTGGTGTGTTGGGCCAAGTCTGTAACTGCGTGGAAGTCGCCTGAACACTCGGGTGTCCACGCAAGCCTTTGCCTGCATCAGCAAGATTTTTCTGCGAAAATCTTGTCGCGAATTTGTCGTCCCCACCAATCGCGTATACTGATGGTGGAAGCGATGGCAGGTGGTCGATCCATTCAAAAAACGGATGGATGAGCCCGAGCGCCCGAGCGTTTGTGTGGCCCGAGCTCATGCATAGCAGGATGCGTGTCCCAGAAATGAATGCGACCCCGTTTGCGGCGACTCAATCAACAGGTCGTTGGGCAGCACATGAGACAGAATCCTTCGCTTCTCCAGTAACCTCACAGGCACATTGGATGAGCAAACCAACATCGCAGAAAAGTTCGTCGGTCGAATCGCAACAGGCCGCAACCCCTGAGCATGGACGATCTTGGACGTTCTTGAGCAACCACGCCCACGTCTTGATCGTCCTTCACACCGAGCCCGGACTCGTTTTACGTGAGGTCGCCTTGCGGGTGGGGATCACGGAGCGTGCTGTTCAGAGGATCGTGCTGGACTTGGAGGAAGACGGTTTCTTGCGTCGAGAAAAGGTCGGGCGAAAGAATCAGTACGAAGTGGTAACGGACAAATCGCTACGTCACCCCATCGAGTCGCACCGCAAGATCGGTGACCTGCTGTCGATGATCTCCAAATAGACCCTTGGGAGTTCTGGAGCGAGCTCAATCGAGCATGCATCGAGACACCGCTCCTGATGTGGTTGTCAACGATCGCCTCAGAAACTCGACTTGGCGTTATACTTCGTAAGACGAGCCGTCTTGGACCGAACTGTCCTTCGCAAGGCTTTGTCGAGAAAACACTTTGCCTGACGGTTCCAAAGCGTTCGCCCCATTGCTGCCCTCCCCCAAAGACACAAACTCAGCCTCATGATGCGTCTTTCTTTTTTAAACATGTACAAAGTAGCCTGGATCGCTCTCGGATTGGTTTCGATGGCGGTCGCTACACTGCCGGTGGCACTCGCAGAAGATCCGGTCGAGAATCCGCATGCTGTCGATCCGGCGGAAGCGGCCGAGTTGAGTCCGGAGCGGGAAGCGGAGTTGATTTCCGAAGTTCGCCAGATCACCTTCGATGGAAAACGTGCAGGCGAAGGTTACTTTAGCGCGGACGCCCGTCAGATGGTTTTCCAAAGTGAACGGGACGCCGACAATCCGTTCTATCAGATCTACTTGATGGACTTGGAAACGGCGGACGTTCAACGTGTCTCGCCAGGAATGGGCAAGACGACCTGTGCGTGGATTCATCCCGATGGCGAACAAGTTCTGTTTGCCAGCACGCATCATGATCCCGAATCGGTCGCAAAACAAAACGAACTGCTGGAGCTGCGTCGTGAAGGAAAGCAGCCTCGGTACGCTTGGGATTACGATCCCGAATTCGAACTTTATGAGCGTTCGGCCGACGGTGAATTGAAACGACTGACGGATGCCAAAGGCTATGACGCCGAGGGCAGCTACAGTCCGGATGGAAAGCAGATTGTTTTTGCGTCCAACCGCGCCGCGTATTCGCAACCGATGTCGCCCCGCGAACAGCAGTTGTTTGAGATCGACAAAGCGTACATGATCGACTTGTACATCATGAATGCGGACGGAACCCACATTCGTCAACTGACCGATGAGGCCGGTTACGATGGCGGGCCATTCTTTTCAGCCGACGGCAAACGGATTTGCTGGCGTCGATTCAGCGAAGACGGCGCGACGGCGGAGGTGTACTCGATGAAGACCGATGGCACCGACGTCAAACGTTTGACGTCGATCGGCGCGATGAGCTGGGCTCCCTATTTTCATCCCAGCGGCGACTACCTGATTTTCACCACAAATAAACACGGCTTTGGGAACTTTGAACTCTACTGTGTTCGCGCCGACGGCGCCGGCCAGCCGGTTCGAGTCACGTACACAGACGGTTTCGATGGGCTGCCCGTGTTCTTGCCCGACGGCAAGCATATCTCGTGGACGAGCAATCGAACCGCGGAGAAACAGTCGCAGATTTTCCTTGGTGAGTGGAACGATACAGAGATCCGCAAGCGTTTGGGGCTGGACAACACCGCCCCGAGCAGCGTAGCGGATCGAGACGCAGCGTTGGCTGCCGCAGATCAATCAACGCCAGAGTTTTCGCCCGCCGATGTCGCCCGACACGTCGACTATCTTTGCCGACCGGAACTCGGTGGCCGGCTGACGGGAACAGATGGTGAACGTCGCGCGACGGCGTACGTGGCGGCCTATCTGGAAAGCCTCGGTTATTTGCCTGCTGGCAGTGATGGCACCTATTTTCACTCGTTCGAATTCCCTGCGGGCAGCCAACTGACGGGCGAGAACACTCTGACCGTTGGTGATAAGAAGCTGACCGTTGAGACCGATTGGCAACCGTTGTCGTTTTCCAACAGCGGGGCGACTGAGCCCGCCGAAGTCGTCTTTGCCGGATACGGCATGCGTGTGCCTGGCAATGAGGAAGTCGAAGAGTACGACAGCTACGTTCACTTGGACGTCGCGGGTAAATGGGTGCTCGTGCTGCGTGACTTGCCGCAGGAGATCTCGGCCGAGCGTCGGCAGCAGCTTGCTCGATACAGTTCACCTCGGCGTAAAGCCACCGTCGCTCGCGATGCCGGTGCGCTAGGCATCATCTTTGCCGCTGGTCCGACCAGCAAAGTCAAGAATGAGTTGATTCGTTTCGATCGCGATGCATCGCAGGCTAACATCAGCATCCCGGTAATATCGGTGACCAACGCGGTGGCTGAGTCCCTGTTTGCCGGCAACAAAGAAACCTTGCAAGCTGCTCAGGCGAAAATCGATGACGGCTCGATGCAAATGGGCTTTGCACTGCCCGCTACCAAGGTCGCCGTGACGGTCAGCATCGAACGCAAGACGGGAACTGGGCGTAATGTCCTGGCTCGTCTGCCTGCTGGCGATGAAATCAATTGGGACGCGCCAGTTGTGATGGTCGGTGCCCACATCGATCACCTCGGACGCGGCGGCGGCAGCAACTCACTGGCCAAGGATGACGAACGCGATCAGGTCCACGTGGGTGCCGATGACAACGCCAGCGGCGTCGGCGTGATGTTGGAGATCGCGCAGTACATCGCAAACGAAAAATCCACCGGTCGGCTTGCCGGCCAACGTGACCTCATCATTGCGGCTTGGAGCGGCGAAGAACTCGGCTTGTTCGGTTC from Stieleria varia carries:
- a CDS encoding M28 family peptidase → MMRLSFLNMYKVAWIALGLVSMAVATLPVALAEDPVENPHAVDPAEAAELSPEREAELISEVRQITFDGKRAGEGYFSADARQMVFQSERDADNPFYQIYLMDLETADVQRVSPGMGKTTCAWIHPDGEQVLFASTHHDPESVAKQNELLELRREGKQPRYAWDYDPEFELYERSADGELKRLTDAKGYDAEGSYSPDGKQIVFASNRAAYSQPMSPREQQLFEIDKAYMIDLYIMNADGTHIRQLTDEAGYDGGPFFSADGKRICWRRFSEDGATAEVYSMKTDGTDVKRLTSIGAMSWAPYFHPSGDYLIFTTNKHGFGNFELYCVRADGAGQPVRVTYTDGFDGLPVFLPDGKHISWTSNRTAEKQSQIFLGEWNDTEIRKRLGLDNTAPSSVADRDAALAAADQSTPEFSPADVARHVDYLCRPELGGRLTGTDGERRATAYVAAYLESLGYLPAGSDGTYFHSFEFPAGSQLTGENTLTVGDKKLTVETDWQPLSFSNSGATEPAEVVFAGYGMRVPGNEEVEEYDSYVHLDVAGKWVLVLRDLPQEISAERRQQLARYSSPRRKATVARDAGALGIIFAAGPTSKVKNELIRFDRDASQANISIPVISVTNAVAESLFAGNKETLQAAQAKIDDGSMQMGFALPATKVAVTVSIERKTGTGRNVLARLPAGDEINWDAPVVMVGAHIDHLGRGGGSNSLAKDDERDQVHVGADDNASGVGVMLEIAQYIANEKSTGRLAGQRDLIIAAWSGEELGLFGSQAFVQSFQELYPNAPQPDAETDDVSAAHAHAHAHGSSESNEPLTQAISAYLNLDMVGRMSDKLIIQGIGSSPKFAAEVQRRNVPVGLKLQLDKTSTGLPTDASAFVTRGVPILSAFTGAHSDYHTPRDTPDKLDYESAAKIGRLFALITRGLLTSETTPEFQLDEGEKQKDAPRVRLTAYLGTIPDYAAGEVVGAQLSGVAADGPAAKAGVKGGDVIIELAGRKVEDLYDFTYAIEALKIGQETEIVVKRGEETLRLKVTPGSRD
- a CDS encoding OsmC family protein, giving the protein MSVEITARYVGQLNCRAIHGPSLAELTTDAPTDNGGLGGSFSPTDLVATALGTCVLTILGLVAERHDLDLTGTTVQVTKEMVTSPVRRIGRLPTVVTVAASAVTDLSMRDRMEAAARACPVHKSLHPEIDAPISFVYV
- a CDS encoding Lpg1974 family pore-forming outer membrane protein; amino-acid sequence: MLCKFSERTKVWFHSFTLAALGCVVAIPTGISSAANAADSLVSHDASFVSLSDQSSMSETDSAIGQVGFLSGSNGCGADACDTSCDTFTDGGCDSCGEKVCCCCEPWWAHRTGGFGQFLLLRAGNVDHIYSIEQNDTTANAFPTGPIGRVNLDEGSGFRVGASWAASDCTSLVASFTRFESDTADTIVRNGANVLNSQIIHPSTATTGASSLQSYAEYSLDFQLVDVAYRHIWKTSDIYAINWLAGFRYGNMEQNLLAQQQVSVATGLVDVDVNMDFNGFGSMFGIDAERRSPSTGMLIYAKGLSSFLAGDWKGTYRQTNQFGGGVVANEYEDFRVTPVLELELGLGWQSRCGKWRMTAGYLNSAWYDAISTRQYVDAVRATDYTSVGDTITFSGLTAQFERRF
- a CDS encoding helix-turn-helix transcriptional regulator; translated protein: MSKPTSQKSSSVESQQAATPEHGRSWTFLSNHAHVLIVLHTEPGLVLREVALRVGITERAVQRIVLDLEEDGFLRREKVGRKNQYEVVTDKSLRHPIESHRKIGDLLSMISK